The following proteins are encoded in a genomic region of Salvelinus namaycush isolate Seneca chromosome 12, SaNama_1.0, whole genome shotgun sequence:
- the LOC120057448 gene encoding proline-rich protein 7-like, with protein MVMSQGTYTFLACFAGFWLVWALIVMLCCFCSFVQRRLKRRREERLREQCLRALEMESLECLGTAGLAGYPPSREPLQLTLSPPLHIPRSLPEGSWASPQETDVFGKPPCYEEAVLMEDPPPPYCEVLADSRGGTYTKPTPQTSRLEQQEPETSKTPPVTVFSERGYSSLIRLPTARRWDSLGHLLSTMDLNHNTLPTEPLSLQAQATVTIPREGRTHTHPELGLRSIHGLRGLEQSCGFPTAFPLLGRSTAV; from the exons ATGGTGATGTCCCAGGGCACGTACACCTTCCTGGCCTGTTTCGCTGGGTTCTGGTTGGTGTGGGCTCTCATCGTCATGCTGTGCTGCTTCTGTAGCTTTGTCCAGcgtcgtctgaagaggaggagggaggagaggctgAGGGAGCAGTGTCTAAGGGCCCTGGAGATGGAGTCACTGGAGTGCCTGGGCACAGCGGGGTTGGCTGGGTACCCTCCATCCAGAGAGCCCCTCCAGCTGACCCTCTCCCCACCGCTGCACATTCCCCGATCCCTCCCCGAGGGCAGCTGGGCGTCCCCACAAG AGACGGACGTGTTTGGGAAGCCCCCCTGCTACGAGGAGGCTGTTCTGATGGAGGACCCCCCTCCCCCCTACTGTGAGGTGCTAGCTGACAGCCGGGGGGGCACCTACACCAAGCCCACCCCCCAGACCTCCAGGCTGGAGCAGCAGGAGCCTGAGACCTCCAAGACTCCCCCTGTCACAGTGTTCTCTGAGCGGGGCTACTCCTCCTTGATCCGCCTGCCCACCGCCCGACGCTGGGACTCCCTGGGTCACCTGCTCTCCACAATGGACCTCAACCACAACACCCTCCCCACGGAGCCCCTCTCTCTGCAGGCCCAGGCTACCGTCACCATACCCCGCGAAGGCCGGACTCACACACACCCAGAGCTGGGGCTGAGAAGTATCCATGGGCTCAGGGGGCTAGAGCAGAGCTGTGGCTTTCCCACAGCCTTCCCTCTGCTGGGTCGCAGCACAGCCGTGTAG